The DNA sequence NNNNNNNNNNNNNNNNNNNNNNNNNNNNNNNNNNNNNNNNNNNNNNNNNNNNNNNNNNNNNNNNNNNNNNNNNNNNNNNNNNNNNNNNNNNNNNNNNNNNNNNNNNNNNNNNNNNNNNNNNNNNNNNNNNNNNNNNNNNNNNNNNNNNNNNNNNNNNNNNNNNNNNNNNNNNNNNNNNNNNNNNNNNNNNNNNNNNNNNNNNNNNNNNNNNNNNNNNNNNNNNNNNNNNNNNNNNNNNNNNNNNNNNNNNNNNNNNNNNNNNNNNNNNNNNNNNNNNNNNNNNNNNNNNNNNNNNNNNNNNNNNNNNNNNNNNNNNNNNNNNNNNNNNNNNNNNNNNNNNNNNNNNNNNNNNNNNNNNNNNNNNNNNNNNNNNNNNNNNNNNNNNNNNNNNNNNNNNNNNNNNNNNNNNNNNNNNNNNNNNNNNNNNNNNNNNNNNNNNNNNNNNNNNNNNNNNNNNNNNNNNNNNNNNNNNNNNNNNNNNNNNNNNNNNNNNNNNNNNNTGtgcgcacagagaaagcaCAGCGCCCTCGGAGGTGTTGGACTCAATTTTGAGTGGAGAGCTCTGTTGAGTCTCCTCAGCGACCTTTGACACCAACGTGGCATTCAAGTGGCCTGCATCTGCGTCTGTGGGGGTACCTCAATCCAACCGACGCGTCCTCGAGGGAGTTTTGGGGGTTTGAGAGGTGGCGCTCTGGACACGAGGGAGGTCGATGCAGTGCTGACAGtgtgggaaagggaggcgtTTGTGCCTGTGTACGCCAAGAACGCAGCTGGAAAGTGCCGTGGGGATAGAtagagaggtggtgcacgGCTGGGTACGAAATCTGTACATGAAGCTGCTCAGCATTTGAGGCGCTCAGCACATCCGCCGTACGTCGGCAAGGGAGTCCGCCGCTGATGCCTTATTGTCtgttctcttccccaccACATCGTTACGCTGCCACATTATTTTTTTCGgctcgctgccgcctttcttcttctgctcctgctgctgctgctgcaacatACAGCGATTGCTCCATGGGAGGAattgccaccgccgccattatgcacaggcacacgcctGTGTACAGGCAAGAGtgtctttcccccctctttgtgaAGGGGGATACACGTCCAAGCAAAGGCGCCAGACAGAATCGCTGCTCTCATGCAACGCGTGTGCAGGGACGTGACTGAGTGTGTATTCTTTTCCCCAATGCACACTCTTATCAACCGTTCCCTCGAGTGGACGGCGCAGTCGCCCTGCtgtgtgcacctcctccctttttttgtctttcacctctcctccctacTCTGCGATTTTTTTACTGTCCACTTCGTCACTCCTCTGCTCCTtcactctcccttctccttctctctccttgctcGCACTCCTTCTACTGTGTTCAACGACTAACCATACACACATTGCCCAACCGCACGCTGCATAACTACCGCAATGCAGAGCACACGTGACGCAGCTGTACAGGTTTCCCCATCATTCTTACCTCTTTCCCTATCGCTCCCTCAAACAAATTCAAGAAGGAAAATAACAagtgcgctgctgagcaagCCAGAAAGAAGCAAGCGATCAAGCGCTCAGTAGAGGCAGGgcacaccctcctcccctcttggACGTATCTAGGCATTCATCACCATtagtttctctttctttcgccAGGGAGTCGCTATCATTTCCCTTTTGACTTTCTGCCACCTTTGCATCGTCGGCTGCGTGTTCTACTCGTTGtacttctcctccttctctcccctctctgtttttttttttgcggccACAATACCCCTCTTCGGCAttgttctcctccttctcctccttctccttctttgctgGGTGTCTCACATTCTTCTCTCAgggctcctcttctcccctccccctcttcgctgctctcttcgtgtgtgtgtgtgtgtgtgtgagtgggtgtgtgtacgctGTTGCTGTATGgtctccctcccctaccCGTACATGCAGAAGGCGCGCACGTTTACATCGTACGTTCCGTGTTTTATCCTTTCACGCTCACGTAGTCCTTCCTCTGTTCTCCCTCCACATCGCCGATCGCTTtccgctcctctctgctcCACCGGCACACTCGCATACACGTCAAGCGAaacgcagaaaaaaaaactgcaAGGCGTTTATCATCatctctgtgcctctctccctgggCTCGtccaccccctcttcgttccctcctctctctgcttgtgctGCCTAACGGCTCACTTTCGATAGTACAAGTGTGCACGGGGgacttctgctgccgctactcAACCACAGACaattttctctctctccccccttcccctcatTTCACACTCTAGAGCGCGCACCCACGCTGCTTTTTCTCACGTGCAAGGATAGGCAGTCCCGCATACGTTCGCCTATTGAGCGCTACACTCTACTTTCTGCTCCTACGCCGGCACTGGCGGCGAAGTGggctctcctttccttcctcctctccattttttttttgcttgaATTTCGGTTGctcgtgtgtctgtgtgtgtgtgtgggtgggtgggtgcgccTCTGCGAAGAAGACGGccagaaaaaagagggaagactACGTAGCCAAGCGGaccaacacacgcacacgtacctGTGCTCGTACACAGTGTCGAGTCCGTTGCCAGACACGTCAGCATCTCCCCGTttgtctctttcctttccgaCTTGATTTCgcttctttgttgttgttgtttcccCCTTGTTGGGTGCTCGAGAAGTCCGCTCGCGTTTACCCTTTGATTGAACGCGCAGTTTTGtgtctttgcctctctctctctctcttgtgtgcaTCAGTGCGTGTGATATCACCTCACCGTTGCTTGCGTGGGATTGTTCTTTTGTCCTCTGCCTGTGTTCCTCTTGCGCCCTCCCTCTATATTTTCACTCGTTTTCTTGTTTCACATTTCTGGCGTTCTCCCCCAcctgtgcgcgcgcgtctgACGTTGGTCTTGTTggcttttccctcccctccccctttttcttgctTTCGCATTGTTTTGGCGTTCTTCATCGTTGAAGTCAGTGAGGTTTGCACGCGCgccctcttttcgttttgtttCCCTGAGAGCGTCTCGTCTCCTCTGGCTTCTCTGTCAAGTACCACCACTTTTAATCCACTGACACCCACACTTTTCTTCAACGACAATGACCTCCGCCACTGTCGACGACAATGCGCTGATGCATCTCAGCGTGGGTGACTTCGTCGCAGTCGTTACCCATCACATGAAGGATGGCAAGCTGCACTGGACCTTGGGCTCCGTAGAGACGCCGCCGTACCTGCGTGATGTCGAGATCCGCCTGtgggagaagcagcggcttGAATACTACGATGAGGACGACACCCCGGCGAACCCAGAGTCCGAGGAGCTGATGAAGCGCATTGCCCAGGTGAAACAGGACCTCCAGAAGAGCATTGACCAGTCCACGGACCTTAcaaagcagctgcgcgcccGCCGCGCTGCAATTATGCAGCGGCTCCGCGAGGTTGACAATTACGTTGCGGAGTCGAAGGCCGCTCGCGAAGCTGCGCGCGACGACGTCGAGAGCATCCCCGACTGCTACTGGCAGGAGCTAAAGTCGTACCGTATGCCACCTAAGATGGTGTTGGTGATAATTCGCGCTGTGatgttgcttctctctgaGGACGATGCCCGCACGTGGCTGCAGATGCagcgggtgctgcgcgacttCGACTTCAAGCGCCGCATCACCAGCTACGACCCCAACCAACAGCTCTCTTCTAAGCGCCGTAACTACATTCTGCAGGAGTGCGTGAGCAAGAGGAGCTTTCGCTACGACCGTGCCATGCAATGTAGCATGGCGATTGGCCCCATCTACTACTGGGTGCTGGCTCAGCTTGACAGCGGCGAGGCCCAGTCACAGAAGGACCACGTCAACCGGGAGAGGATTGCCCGCCAGAAAGAGCTTCGTGGCGTGCTGAAGCAAATTgcggagcaggagaagcgcaTAGCGGAGTATCAGGAGCTCATGGACGACCTGGATGATcagttgcgtgtgtgcaacCAGGGaaacagcaacggcagcaccgtctcgcgcccgcaccaccgcatcTCCGCCAACGACCGCTACGCCGAGAGCCTTGCCGCTTGCGAGGGGAAGGAATACCTTCGTCCGGCCTTCTACGCATGGAAGCCAACGGACCGCGTCATCATCGTGCTTCGCAAGAATATCGTCTGTAACTTTGGCGCCGTCACCTCGCAGGggcatgaggaggagggctacACCATGAGCCACTCGCAGATCGAAATGTTGGATGCAGCCCTCATGCGCCACCAGCAAGCCCTGGAAGCGATGGGagaggatgacgaggagcGCGAGGACAAGGCCCTTGAGGAGGACATGTTCAAGCAGAGCGACAGCGAAGCCCACAGCACGCTACGCAGCGATGAGGACATtctgcaggagcgccagcgcaaCGCCACCGAGGCGACATcgaagctgcagcgcaagtTCGAGGGAAAGAACTGGCAGCGCGTTCTCGACCGCAAGCGCGACGCCATCGAGGCTGCTTTCACAGAGGAGTCTGCCACGTGCCTGATGGTGCCGGAGTACTATATCTCCATCGACGACCTCACGGTCGGGAGCCTCCTCGTCGACTTCTCGGTCCAGCACGATGGCCAGCGCACCgacgcagagctgcagggcTGCGTGAAGGCGTGCGGGTACCCGAAAGTCATGTCGCTctacgaggaggacgacgaggacgaggagatcGGCGAGGGCCCGGAGCATCAGATGAAGTTTGGCGGCGACTTCTGGGCCGACATAACCAGCGAGCACCGTGGCGAGATTGAGGCCGCTTTCCTGGAAGACACGAGCGCTGCGACTGGTGCGCCGCAGGATGAGATCGTTGTCCACGACATTCGCGCTGACGCAGACGAGGGCCTAACGGTGGATTACTCGATGCTGAGCACGGGTTGCAATCCCGAGGAAGTGCAGAAGCGGGTGGACGCCTATGCCTACCCTGCCGTGTGGGGCCTGTACCAGCGGCTGGCCGGGCTGGATGGAGTGGGGCCGATTCACCACGTGCGCTTCTGCGGCGAGCGGTGGGCGGACATCATGCCTGGCGCCGAGGAAGCGATCAAAGAGGCTTTTATCGAGGACACCGCTGACGCGCTCGGGGttgcgccgcagcaggtgaTCCCCGACGAAATCCGCTACGAGAACGGGCTGACGGCGTCCTACGCCGTGACTCACTGCACCCTGGATGGCGACGAGGTTGATTCCAAGGCGGAACACTACCATTACCCCAGTATGTGGGCGCTGTACGACCGcctcgtggcggcggtcgtCGGTGCGGCGTACCAGAAGAGCTTCGAGGGCGACGGCTGGgagacggtgctgcgtgCGGCGCGACCAGAGGTGTCGGAGGCGTTTTGCATAGATACGGCGAGGGCCATTAAGTCTGCGCCCTGCAAGGTCGACCTTCGCTCTATGGACACTGACCAGAACCGCCTGCTTGTTTCCTACAACGTTGGTGACTCACAGCAGCGTGCCGGCGAGGTGCGGGAGAGCACCCGGAAATACCCCTACCCGGAGGTATGGGCACTGTACCAGATGATCATGGCGGAGGAGTCTAAAGGCACTCAAAACCTTACCCAGACATTTgacggagaggggtgggaggcGATCAACGAAAGGATACCGGAGCAGGTGCGCGAGGCCTTTACGGAAGATGTGGCTGTCGCCACTCGAGTCGACCAGGCGTGCGTGACAATCCACAGCATTAATACGAGAAAGATGGGTATGACCGTTGAGTATGGCCTTGCTCGTGAAAAGGGCCAGTCCTCGTATGCAATGCATAAGGCAGCGAAGGACTTCGACTACCCTGCTACGTGGAGCCTATACGAGGCGAACAAGAAGAGCGCGCCCACACGCAGCATCGGTAAGCGCGCCTCTGGCATCCTCGAGCGGTGCTTCGAAGGCGAAGACTGGGACATCATTGTCGAGGGCTACCCTGAGGAACTGCGTGACGCCTTCTGCTCGGACGCGGCGCGTGTGATGGGTGTCTCGAAGCACAACGTGAGTATCATCAGCGCAGAGATCGGCAGCCTGATCGTGAAGTACCAGATTGTGGACCCGCCGTGCGAGGACAGCGAAATTGCACAgcgtgtggaggaggacgacttTCCTGAGGTGATGGCTCTGTACTGTCGCCGCatgcgcggtggcgacgaggGCGCAGCCGCCAAGAGCCCTACAGTCCCAGAGCTGCAGAACCTCGAAGGGATGCTGCCGAAGATGTTTGACGGAGACGAGTGGGGCTTTGTGATGGCAAACCACCGCGCGAggctggaggaggcgtttGTGAGGGACACGGCCGACGCCCTCGGCGTGAGCGCTGAGCAGGTGATTGTGGAGGAGATGACGGCGGATGTGTACATGCTGCGGGTGGAGTACAGAGTACTCGACTGCCCATCCGACAAGGCGGCAGTGCAAGCGGCCGTGGAGGACTACCCGTATCCGTTCGTGTGGGAGATGTACCCAGACGAGGAGGATCTGGGCAAGTACCAGAGGACCTTCGACGGCACTGCCTGGGAGGAAGTCGTTGCCTCCCACGAGAACGCTGTGAGGGAGGCCTTCGCCAAGGATGTGGCTGATGCTCTCAATACAGACAGGCACTATGTCATTGTTAAGTCTGTCCGCGCCAACGCGGAGGGTCTCGTAGTGCGCTACAACGTGATGAACGAGGCGTGCTATGACGGGCAGGTAATGGATATGCGGCTGAAGTACGGCTACCCGAAGACGTGGGCGCTCTATGGGATGGAAAAGGAAGGCGGCTGGGTGACAACGTCGCACCAAGTCGGCTTCGACGGTGACGACTGGGTGTACGTCGTGCAGGAGAAGATGCCggagctgcagaaggcgTTTGTCAACTGCACCGCCGAGCTATTTCATATAGATGCGGAACACGTCACGAGCACCAAGTACACGGTGGGCAGCCTCATCGTGGACTTCGAGCTCACCCACCCGGCGGAgttgagcgaggaggagatcagGAAGCAGCTCACCGCGTGCCCATACGAGCCGGTCTGGGAGCTCTACGGCTACCACCCGTGGGACCCGACGGAGGTGACGGAGACGACGCATGAGGTCTGCTTCAAGGGACCGGGGTGGGCGACCGTGCTGGGGTCACAGCGCAAGGAACTGGAAGAGTGCTTCAGGCAGGGTacggcgacagcgctcgAGGTCGAGCTGGCCGACGTGCGCATCGACTCGGCCAACTGCACAAAGGAGTTTCTCTTCATACATACTACCGTCACCCACCACGTCTTCCAAGATAAAGAGcttctgcaggagcagctcaGCCGCTACCCATACGAGGAAGTGTGGAAGCTCTACGTTGAGGACCCAGGCCAGGGCTGGACCACCACCTCGCACCAGGTCGGCTTTGATGGCGACGACTGGGAGTACATCTTGGCTGTCAAGAGGAAGTCGCTGGAGGACGCCTTCCGCACGTGCACCTGCAGGTCTCTAGAACTGACAGACGAGCATATTACGAACATCGTCTTTGAGACCAACGAGAAGGCCCTACTGACCACCTTCGAGGTGAAGCACCCGAAGGAGCAGTCAGAGGCGGGGGTGAACCAGAAGCTTGCCGAGTGTGACTACATGCCCGTGTGGGAGCTTTATATTGATCACCCATACAACCCAGAGGAGCTCGAGACGACGTCACACGAGATCGGCTtcgagggagaagagtggaACAAGGTAATAGAGACACAACCAAAGCAGCTCGAAGAGGCCATCATGCTCGACGCGGCCGACGCGCTCGATTTGACGCCGAACGACATCACGTCGATTAAGACCAGCTTTGAGAACGGCACCGTACTAATCGTGCGCCTCAACATCCAACATCCGGTGCTGCAAGACAAGGAGCTCATCCAGGAGCAGCTGGGCCGTTACCCGCACGAGCGTGTATGGGCGCTCTACGAGGATGCACCACTCACACCCCTTAGCAAGGAGAACGCAGCCGGATTTTGCCGTGACGCCGAAGGCGCCTCTGGCATCCTCGAGCGGTGCTTCGAAGGCGAAGACTGGGACATCATTGTCGAGGGCTGCTCTGAGGAACTGCGTGACGCTTTCTGCTCGGACGCGGCGCGTGTGATGGGTGTCTCGAAGCACAACGTGAGTATCATCAGCGCAGAGATCGGCAGCCTGATCGTGAAGTACCAGATTGTGGACCCGCCGTGCGAGGACAGCGAAATTGCACAgcgtgtggaggaggacgacttTCCTGAGGTGATGGCTCTGTACTGTCGCCGCatgcgcggtggcgacgagaGCGCAGCCGCCAAGAGCCCTGTAGTtccagagaaggagagggagatgacgacgacgctgcaggACTGCGGGTTCGAGGGCACGGACTGGGACTACGTGTGGTCCATCAAGCAGGAGGCGATGTGTGAGGCCTTCGCGCAGGGTGTTGCGGACGCGCTGGGGATTAGGCCGGCTGACGTCCAAAACATCAACATGGAGAAGTCGGATGACGGCATTGTGCTCGGTGCGAGCGTGACGCACCCGCTGGTGCAGGACTACCAGACGATCCagaaggcgctgaaggaCCACCCGTTCGAGGAGTTGTGGGTGCTGTACGAGACGCGTCCGTATGACCCGTGCGAGGTGGTGAAAACGGAGCACGTCATCTACTTCGAGGGTGCTAAATGGGGCTCTGTTATGGAGAGCaggggcgaggaggtggtgggggcaATCCGTAAGGACACGGCGAGCGCGCTGAAATTGCTGGAGGACGACGTGGTGAGCGTGTGCACGAAGGTGGAGTCAACCGGGCTGGTCGCCACGGTCGTGGTGAGCcactcgccgctgcaggacgATGAGCTGATCCAGGAGGAGCTGATCAAGTGTGAGTACGAGCACTTGTGGGCGCTGTACTGCCCCGAGGATGAGGCACCACATGGCACGAAGCACTTCGACGGCTTGAACTGGGCGAGCGTAATCGCGAACGACAAGGACAGTGTGATGCAGGCGTTCCGCATGGACACGGCCACTGCCATAGGCGTGCATCCGGAGGATGTGGATGTGAACGATATCCGCACGACGGATGAGGGTATGGATGTGGACTACACGGTGAACTTCGCAAAcgcgagcgaggaggacacggAGCACATACTGCAGGCGTACCCGTACCCGAACGTGTGGGACCACTACCGtgtcggcgaggaggaggagagggagatgacgacgacgctgcaggACTGCGGGTTCGAGGGCACGGACTGGGACTACGTGTGGTCCATCAAGCAGGAGGCGATGTGTGAGGCCTTCGCGCAGGGTGTTGCGGACGCGCTGGGGATTAGGCCGGCTGACGTCCAAAACATCAACATGGAGAAGTCGGATGACGGCATTGTGCTCGGTGCGAGCGTGACGCACCCGCTGGTGCAGGACTACCAGACGATCCagaaggcgctgaaggaCCACCCGTTCGAGGAGTTGTGGGTGCTGTACGAGATGCGGCCATGCGTTACAAACGTTCTGAAGAGCAGTTTGGCTGGTGCTGGCGAACGAGAGTctcgcgagctgcagcgcgtttTCAGTGGCCACGACTGGGACCTTGTACTGAAGTTTTGtcgagaggaggcgagagacGCGTTCCGCAAGGGTGTTGCGGACTCCGTGAACGTGGTGAAATCGgacgtcgtggtggtggacaTGCGCATCGGCAGCCTGATCGTCAAGTACAAGGTGCGCGGATGCAACTTGGACAGCGAAGAGATCAACGAGAGGGTCAATGCGTATGATTTTCCTGAGCTCATGGCGCTGTATCGTGCGCGagtgcgcggcggcgacgaggacgagggtGAAGGCAGCGTCTCGAGGAGCTCCGCGATGCAACCCGAGGAAGTCATTCCTGTCGACGTTGCTGACGAAAGTGAGCCGCCGGAAGGATACAAGCGTGTTGCGCTGAGTGTGAATTTTGAAGGTGAGCTCTGGGTGCAGATCGTAAAGACGCACAGAAGGGAGCTGGCAGGTGCTTTCCGCACTGACACGGCCAAGTCCATCGGCGTTACCCTGGAGGACATCCACATTCCGGAGTGCATTGTGAGCGCGGTGAGTCTGCTGGTGCACTTCAGCGTTCTCTATGCGGAGACGGCGactgaggaggagctgcgccacaaAATTGATGAATACTCCTACAGCGATGTCTGGGCTCTCTATGACGACATGGCGGAgtctcttgctgctgctgtgtcggAAGTGATGGTTAAGCACTTCGACGGCGTTAACTGGGGCATCGTGATGGAAGCGTACCCGACGCGTGTCCTGGAGGCCTTCAAGGAGGACACGGCGAATGTGCTGCAGAGTGATGTGTCGAGGGTCTTTGTGGAGGACATCGCTTTGGGCAGCCTCGTCGTGCGCTTCCGCGTGCGGGGGCTGAGAATGTCACTGAAGAGGGCGACGTTGCTGGTAGACAACTATGCCTATCCGAAAGTGTGGGCGCTGTACATCCCTCGCGAGGAGGCGAACCGCTCTACTTCAAGCTGCGGCACAAGTGAAAACCGATCTCGCCATTCACGCCGACGGACTGAGCATCTTGTGTCGGGGGAGGGTGTGGCACCGGAGGACACCGTGACATACCTGCGAAAGGCCCTCGCCGATGCCCGTCGTGAGCGTGATATGTACATGGAACAGGCGGAGCAGGCCgagatggcgcagcgcgcaaGCGAGAAGAAATAAACTCCTGCGACACACGACACCACCCATGATGTATCAATGTGGACACGTCTCTCCTCCGTTCGGCTGACGTGTTCGGTTGTCTCGGGAGGTAGTGAGCCTACACGCATGgtatgtacgtgtgtgcccAACTTGGGCtatctcttttctctcttttcacaGCTGGTGGCGTCGTGTTGTTTTTGTCTTTTGCTTGCCGACCGCACGTggccaccccccctcccccttcccctaaTGCACCCACCCCGGACTCGTGATCGACTTTTCATATTTCCGGGTTTTACGGCACCACCCTTCCAACGACCGTATAGGCACGCACGTC is a window from the Leishmania panamensis strain MHOM/PA/94/PSC-1 chromosome 26 sequence genome containing:
- a CDS encoding mitotubule-associated protein Gb4, putative (TriTrypDB/GeneDB-style sysID: LpmP.26.1910) yields the protein MTSATVDDNALMHLSVGDFVAVVTHHMKDGKLHWTLGSVETPPYLRDVEIRLWEKQRLEYYDEDDTPANPESEELMKRIAQVKQDLQKSIDQSTDLTKQLRARRAAIMQRLREVDNYVAESKAAREAARDDVESIPDCYWQELKSYRMPPKMVLVIIRAVMLLLSEDDARTWLQMQRVLRDFDFKRRITSYDPNQQLSSKRRNYILQECVSKRSFRYDRAMQCSMAIGPIYYWVLAQLDSGEAQSQKDHVNRERIARQKELRGVLKQIAEQEKRIAEYQELMDDLDDQLRVCNQGNSNGSTVSRPHHRISANDRYAESLAACEGKEYLRPAFYAWKPTDRVIIVLRKNIVCNFGAVTSQGHEEEGYTMSHSQIEMLDAALMRHQQALEAMGEDDEEREDKALEEDMFKQSDSEAHSTLRSDEDILQERQRNATEATSKLQRKFEGKNWQRVLDRKRDAIEAAFTEESATCLMVPEYYISIDDLTVGSLLVDFSVQHDGQRTDAELQGCVKACGYPKVMSLYEEDDEDEEIGEGPEHQMKFGGDFWADITSEHRGEIEAAFLEDTSAATGAPQDEIVVHDIRADADEGLTVDYSMLSTGCNPEEVQKRVDAYAYPAVWGLYQRLAGLDGVGPIHHVRFCGERWADIMPGAEEAIKEAFIEDTADALGVAPQQVIPDEIRYENGLTASYAVTHCTLDGDEVDSKAEHYHYPSMWALYDRLVAAVVGAAYQKSFEGDGWETVLRAARPEVSEAFCIDTARAIKSAPCKVDLRSMDTDQNRLLVSYNVGDSQQRAGEVRESTRKYPYPEVWALYQMIMAEESKGTQNLTQTFDGEGWEAINERIPEQVREAFTEDVAVATRVDQACVTIHSINTRKMGMTVEYGLAREKGQSSYAMHKAAKDFDYPATWSLYEANKKSAPTRSIGKRASGILERCFEGEDWDIIVEGYPEELRDAFCSDAARVMGVSKHNVSIISAEIGSLIVKYQIVDPPCEDSEIAQRVEEDDFPEVMALYCRRMRGGDEGAAAKSPTVPELQNLEGMLPKMFDGDEWGFVMANHRARLEEAFVRDTADALGVSAEQVIVEEMTADVYMLRVEYRVLDCPSDKAAVQAAVEDYPYPFVWEMYPDEEDLGKYQRTFDGTAWEEVVASHENAVREAFAKDVADALNTDRHYVIVKSVRANAEGLVVRYNVMNEACYDGQVMDMRLKYGYPKTWALYGMEKEGGWVTTSHQVGFDGDDWVYVVQEKMPELQKAFVNCTAELFHIDAEHVTSTKYTVGSLIVDFELTHPAELSEEEIRKQLTACPYEPVWELYGYHPWDPTEVTETTHEVCFKGPGWATVLGSQRKELEECFRQGTATALEVELADVRIDSANCTKEFLFIHTTVTHHVFQDKELLQEQLSRYPYEEVWKLYVEDPGQGWTTTSHQVGFDGDDWEYILAVKRKSLEDAFRTCTCRSLELTDEHITNIVFETNEKALLTTFEVKHPKEQSEAGVNQKLAECDYMPVWELYIDHPYNPEELETTSHEIGFEGEEWNKVIETQPKQLEEAIMLDAADALDLTPNDITSIKTSFENGTVLIVRLNIQHPVLQDKELIQEQLGRYPHERVWALYEDAPLTPLSKENAAGFCRDAEGASGILERCFEGEDWDIIVEGCSEELRDAFCSDAARVMGVSKHNVSIISAEIGSLIVKYQIVDPPCEDSEIAQRVEEDDFPEVMALYCRRMRGGDESAAAKSPVVPEKEREMTTTLQDCGFEGTDWDYVWSIKQEAMCEAFAQGVADALGIRPADVQNINMEKSDDGIVLGASVTHPLVQDYQTIQKALKDHPFEELWVLYETRPYDPCEVVKTEHVIYFEGAKWGSVMESRGEEVVGAIRKDTASALKLLEDDVVSVCTKVESTGLVATVVVSHSPLQDDELIQEELIKCEYEHLWALYCPEDEAPHGTKHFDGLNWASVIANDKDSVMQAFRMDTATAIGVHPEDVDVNDIRTTDEGMDVDYTVNFANASEEDTEHILQAYPYPNVWDHYRVGEEEEREMTTTLQDCGFEGTDWDYVWSIKQEAMCEAFAQGVADALGIRPADVQNINMEKSDDGIVLGASVTHPLVQDYQTIQKALKDHPFEELWVLYEMRPCVTNVLKSSLAGAGERESRELQRVFSGHDWDLVLKFCREEARDAFRKGVADSVNVVKSDVVVVDMRIGSLIVKYKVRGCNLDSEEINERVNAYDFPELMALYRARVRGGDEDEGEGSVSRSSAMQPEEVIPVDVADESEPPEGYKRVALSVNFEGELWVQIVKTHRRELAGAFRTDTAKSIGVTLEDIHIPECIVSAVSLLVHFSVLYAETATEEELRHKIDEYSYSDVWALYDDMAESLAAAVSEVMVKHFDGVNWGIVMEAYPTRVLEAFKEDTANVLQSDVSRVFVEDIALGSLVVRFRVRGLRMSLKRATLLVDNYAYPKVWALYIPREEANRSTSSCGTSENRSRHSRRRTEHLVSGEGVAPEDTVTYLRKALADARRERDMYMEQAEQAEMAQRASEKK